A single genomic interval of Spirochaetota bacterium harbors:
- a CDS encoding 4Fe-4S binding protein: QTIDASQCIGCGLCASACSSHAITLKEKASAPDIPATVTDMGIKVAQEKGRLDKFIEVMKK; the protein is encoded by the coding sequence CAGACAATAGATGCATCACAATGTATTGGGTGTGGATTATGTGCCAGTGCGTGTAGTTCACATGCTATAACATTAAAAGAAAAAGCATCAGCACCCGATATTCCAGCTACAGTCACTGATATGGGAATTAAAGTTGCTCAGGAAAAGGGCAGGTTGGATAAATTTATTGAGGTTATGAAAAAATAA